From Streptomyces sp. NBC_00775, one genomic window encodes:
- a CDS encoding Lrp/AsnC family transcriptional regulator, producing MTAYSPDATDWRILDVLQREGRSSFAELARAVSMSASAVTERVRRLEEAGVIQGYAAVVDPESLGLPILAFVRLRYPNGNYKPFHDLVEATPEILEAHHVTGDDCFVIKVAARSMSHLEEVSGKIGTLGSVTTSVVYSSPLPRRPLGH from the coding sequence ATGACCGCGTATTCCCCGGACGCCACCGACTGGCGCATCCTCGATGTCCTCCAGCGCGAGGGCCGGTCCAGTTTCGCCGAGCTGGCCCGGGCCGTCTCCATGTCCGCGAGCGCGGTCACCGAGCGGGTGCGCCGCCTGGAGGAGGCCGGTGTCATCCAGGGGTACGCGGCCGTCGTCGACCCGGAGAGCCTGGGCCTGCCGATCCTCGCGTTCGTCCGGCTCAGGTACCCCAACGGCAACTACAAGCCGTTCCATGACCTCGTCGAGGCGACCCCGGAGATCCTGGAGGCGCACCACGTCACGGGCGACGACTGCTTCGTGATCAAGGTCGCGGCGCGCTCGATGAGCCACCTGGAGGAGGTGTCGGGCAAGATCGGCACCCTCGGCTCGGTGACCACGAGCGTCGTCTACTCCTCACCGCTGCCGCGGCGCCCGCTCGGCCACTGA